TGCGAGATCCCATACTGCGCGAGCACCGGCAGATGCACCGAATTGATCTGCATCACGCCGTAGTCGGTCGAGCCGTTCGCGTTCCTGTGCTGCGCATCCGGCCGGTTGTGCGACTCCTGCCAGGCGATTGCCCGTAAGATCAGCGGATTGACCTTCTGGTACTTTGCCGCCTCGTCGAAGCAGTCGGCGCGCGCCGAGCCGGCTGCGGCGAGCAGCGCGAGCGTGGCGGCGACAGTGACGAGCGGACGTTTCATCGGTGAAGACGACTAAATAAACCCACGTAAGGATCGGTAAGGCAGTTTGCCGGCCGCGCTCCGGCCGCAACGACAAGCTGGCCGGGCGTTTGTCGAGCATCGGGGAAAACCCGCGTCAGCAAACAGATAACAGCGAGTCGAACGGCTCGTATCATACCGGCAGTCCGACCTTCGTCAAGTTGGCTAACCGACATAAGACCGTACAAAGCCGGCTAATGGCGTGTGCGTACGGTTTCGGCTAGCTTTCAATCGAATGACAACTCCGCGATTCTTAAATGGATTCGCATGAGGCCCCTTTGTTTTGCTTCAAATCCGACATGAAAAGCTGTTACTGTTCGTTTTTTTCGGACGTCGGGACGCAGGAGTCCGGAGCGAAGCTCGCTTTTGGATCCGGCACACAGACCGACCGGGCGGTAGTTTGCCGCCAGGTCCGCATCGCATGACCGTCGGTGGCAGCGGCCGCCGGCATCGATATCACATTCCATGAGAAGAAATTGTATGGCTTTGCGTCGCGTGGCAACGGCGCTGCTGGTGGCTGGCCTGATCACCGCGCAGACAGCACAGGCAGAGGTGACACTCAACTTCGTCAACGCCGACATCGATCAGGTCGCCAAGGCGATCGGCGCTGCAACTGGCAAGACGATCATCGTCGATCCGCGGGTGAAGGGGCAACTGAACCTCGTGTCCGAAAACGCGGTGCCCGAGGAGCAGGCGCTCAAGACCCTGCAGTCCGCGCTGCGCATGCAGGGCTTCGCGCTCGTACAGGATCATGGCGTGCTGAAAGTGGTGCCCGAGGCCGATGCCAAGCTGCAAGGCGTGCCGACCTACGTCGGCAACGCGCCGACGGCGCGCGGCGACCAGGTGGTCACACAGGTCTTCACGCTGAGGAACGAATCGGCCAACAACCTGCTGCCGGTACTGCGTCCGCTGATCTCGCCGAACAACACGGTCGCCGCGTACCCCGCCAACAATACGATCGTCGTCACCGATTACGCCGACAACGTGCGGCGCATCGCCCAGATCATCGCGGGCGTCGATAGCGCGGCCGGCCAGTCGGTCGCAGTCGTGCCGCTGAAGAACGCCAATGCGATCGACATCGCCCAGCAGATGAACAAGATGCTGGACCCGGGCTCGATCGGCAGCACGGACGCGACGCTCAAGGTGTCGATCTCGTCGGATCCGCGCACCAACTCGCTTCTCATGCGCGCGTCGAACACCGCACGCCTCGCGGCGGCAAAAGAGCTCGCGAAACAGCTCGACATGCCGACCACGATGCCGGGCAACATTCACGTCGTGCCGCTGCGCAACGCGGACGCGACCAAGCTCGCACGCACGCTGCGCAGCATGCTCGGCAAGGGCGGCGGCGAAGGTACGTCGGGCGGCTCGAACGAGGCGAACTCGTTCAACCAGAACAGCAGCGGCGGCGGTGGTGGTCTGTCGAACGCCAGCAATTCGACGGGCACGTCGGGCACGCCGCCGTTGCCGTCCGGCGGCTTCGGCGGCGGCTCGATGAACTCGCCGATGGGCGGCGGCGCCTCGGGCTCGAACGCTAGTAATGGCGGCTTTCTCGGCAGCGACAAGGAAAAGAGCGAGGACCAGGGCGGCGGCATGATCACCGCCGATCCGGCAACCAACTCGCTGATCATTACCGCGCCTGACGCGGTGTACCGCAATTTGCGCGCGGTGATCGACCAGCTCGATGCGCGTCGCGCGCAGGTGTATATCGAGGCACTGATCGTCGAGCTGAACTCGAATACGAGCGGCAACCTCGGCATTCAGTGGCAGGTCGCGAACAACTCGCTGTTTGCCGGCACCAACCTCCAGACGGGCGCGAGCAACAGCATCATCAACCTGACCGCGGCAGCCGCGGCGGCTGGCGCCACGGGTGCGACCGGCGGCGCCGCCCTCGCGTCCGGGCTCGGCGGCCTGCAACAGGGCCTGAACGTCGGCTGGATTCACAACATTTTCGGCGTGCAGGGTCTCGGCGCGCTGCTGCAGGCGCTGTCGCAGACCGCCGACGCGAACGTGCTGTCCACGCCGAACCTGATCACGCTCGACAACGAAGAAGCGAAGATCATCGTCGGTACCAACGTGCCGATCCAGACGGGGTCGTATTCGAATCTGACGAGCGGCACGACGAGCGCGGCGTTCAACACGTTCGACCGCGTCGACATCGGTTTGACGCTGCACGTGAAGCCGCAGATCACTGACGGCGGCATCCTGAAGCTGCAGCTCTACACTGAAGATTCGGCGATCGTGAACGGCACGAACAACGCGTCGACGAACCCGGCGGGGCCGGAATTCACGAAGCGTTCGATCCAGTCGACCGTGCTGTGCGATAACGGCGAGATCATCGTGCTCGGCGGCCTGATGCAGGACAACTACCAGGTCAGCAACAGCAAGGTGCCGCTGCTCGGCGACATTCCGTGGCTGGGCCAGCTGTTCCGTTCCGAGCAGAAGACGCGCGACAAGACTAACCTGATGGTATTCCTGCGCCCGGTCATCCTGAGCGACCGTGACACCACGCAGGCCGTCACGGCGAACCGCTACGACTACATCCAGGGTGTGCAGGGTGCGTACCGCTCGGACAACAACATCATGAAGGATCGCGACGATCCGGTCGTGCCGCCGATGCCGCTCGGCCCGAGCCAGGGCGGCGCGCCGGCGCTGAACCTGTTCGACCTGAACCAGATGCGCCGCCAGCAGATGATGCCGCAGCAGGCACCCCAACAGGTTCCTCAGCAGGTACCGCCGCAGGCCGTGCCGCAAGCCGCCGCGCAGCCCATGACGCAACCGGTGCCGCAGACGATGCCGCAAACCGTGCCGCAACCGGCGCTCGTCAATCCGGCAAGCGGCGCGGTGCCGAGCACGGTGTCGCCGGGAGCGCATCCGTGACACAGATGCCCGCGCAAGCCGCGCCATCGCAACGTGCGCTGAACGGTGACGCCGCCGCGGGCGAGCGCGCGGCGCCCTCGCCGCTCGCCGCCCGGCTCGTGCCATACGGCTTTGCGCGCAGCGGCCAGATCCTGGTCGCGCATCAGCATGCCGATAGCCTCGAAGTCTGGATCAGCGAGCGCACGAGCGAGGCCGCGCTTGCCGAAGTCGCGCGCAATTACGGCGCGGTATCGGTCGTGCGCGTGCCCGCCGACGAGCTCGCGCAGGCGATCAACCACGCGTATGCTCGCCAGGACGGCAGCGCCGCGCAGGTGGTCGGCGAAGTCGAAGGTGAAGTCGATCTGTCGCGTCTGATGCAGGACATCCCCGAGGTCGAGGATCTGCTCGAATCGGAAGACGACGCGCCGATCATCCGCATGATCAACGCGCTGCTCACGCAAGCGGCGCGCGAGCAGGCATCGGATATCCACATCGAGCCGTTCGAGAATGCGTCCGTGGTGCGCTTTCGCGTCGACGGCACGCTGCGCGACGTCGTGCGGCCGAAAAAAGCGCTGCACGGCGCGCTGATCTCGCGGATCAAGATCATGGCGCAGCTCGACATCGCGGAGAAACGTTTGCCGCAGGACGGCCGCATCACGCTGCGCGTCGGCGGTCGTCCGGTCGACGTGCGCGTGTCGACGCTGCCCACCGGCCACGGCGAGCGCGCGGTGCTGCGTCTGCTGGAAAAAGACGCGGCGCGACTGAATCTCGAAGCCCTCGGCATGGCGGCCGATACGCTCGGCCAGTTCGACAAGCTGATCGGCAAGCCGCACGGCATCGTGCTCGTGACGGGCCCGACCGGCTCCGGCAAGACCACGACGCTGTATGCGTCGATGTCGCGGCTGGAGACGGCGACCACCAACATCATGACGGTGGAAGACCCGATCGAATACGACCTGTCCGGCATCGGCCAGACGCAGGTAAACGAGCGGATCGGCATGAGCTTCGCGCGCGCGTTGCGCTCGATTCTGCGTCAGGACCCGGACATCATCATGATCGGTGAAATCCGCGACCTCGAAACTGCGCAGATCGCGGTGCAGGCGTCGCTGACCGGCCACCTGGTGCTCGCGACGCTGCACACGAACGACGCGGCATCCGCGGTCACGCGTCTGACCGACATGGGCGTCGAACCGTATCTGCTCGCTTCGTCGCTGCTCGGCGTGCTCGCGCAGCGCCTCGTGCGGCGGCTGTGCCCGGTGTGCCGCGAAGAGCGCACCGAACAGGACGGCAGCAAGCGCTGGCATCCGGTCGGCTGCGACCGTTGTGGCCAATCCGGTTATGCGGGACGCCGCGGCGTCTACGAGCTGCTGCTGATCGATGACACGATCCGTTCGCTGATCCACCGTAACGCGGCGGACGCAGAAATTCTCCAAGCGGGCCGCGCTCAGGGCATGCGCACGCTGCGCGACGATTCGGAGCGCTGGCTCGCATCGGGACTGACGTCGCTCGAAGAAGTGATTCGCGTGACGGGCGGAGCATAAGCGCATGCCGGCATTCCGTTTCGAAGCGATCGACGCGGCGGGGAAGGCACAAAAAGGCGTGCTCGACGCCGATAGTGCGCGCGGCGCGCGCACGAACCTGCGCTCGCAGGGACTCACCCCGCTCGTCGTCGAACCGGCGGCGTCGCGTACGCGCGGCGAGCGCAATCAGCGGCTCGCGCTCGGGCGTCGTCTGTCGCAGCGCGAGCAGGCCATTCTGACGCGGCAGCTCGCGAGTCTGCTGATCGCGGGCCTGCCGCTCGACGAAGCGCTCGCGGTGCTCACCGAGCAGTCGGAGCGCGACTACATCCGCGAGCTGATGGCGGCGATTCGCGCCGAGGTGCTCGGCGGTCATTCGCTCGCGAATGCGCTGCAGCAGCATCCGAAGGATTTCCCGGAGATCTACCGGGCGCTCGTCGCGGCCGGCGAACACACGGGCAAGCTCGGTCTGGTGCTGTCGCGACTCGCCGACTACATCGAGCAGCGCAATGCACTGAAGCAGAAGATCGTGCTTGCGTTCACATATCCGACGATCGTCACGATCATCGCGTTCGGCATCGTCACGTTCCTGCTCAGCTATGTGGTGCCGCAGGTCGTCAACGTGTTCGCGAGCACCAAGCAGCAACTGCCGTTTCTGACGATCGTGATGATGGCGCTGTCCGGCTTCGTGCGGCATTGGTGGTGGGCGATGCTGATCGGCGTGGTGGTGATCGTCTATCTGGTTCGTGCGACGCTCAGGCAAGCGGCGCCGCGTCTCGCCTTCGACCGCTGGGTGCTGACCGCGCCGCTGATCGGCAAGCTCGTGCGCGGCTATAACACCGTGCGCTTTGCGAGCACGCTCGGCATCCTGACCGCGGCGGGCGTGCCGATTCTGCGCGCGTTGCAGGCCGCGGCCGAAACGCTCAGCAACAACGCGATGCGTGAAAACATCGACGACGCGATCGTGCGGGTGCGAGAAGGCACGTCGCTGTCGCGCGCGCTCGGCAACACGAAGACGTTTCCGCCGGTGCTCGTGCACCTGATCCGCTCGGGCGAAGCGACCGGCGACGTGACGACGATGCTCGACCGCGCGGCCGACGGCGAAGCGCGCGAACTGGAGCGTCGCACGATGTTCCTGACGAGCCTGCTCGAGCCGCTGCTGATTCTGGCGATGGGGGGCGTGGTGCTCGTGATCGTGCTGGCGGTGATGCTGCCGATCATCGAGCTGAACAACCTCGTGCAGTAGTCAGATTTTCAGCGCACGTAAATGGTGGGGCCACTCGAGTTGGCGGGCAGGAAGATTTCCGAGCGGGCGCCGTTGCGGTCGATGATGATCGAGC
Above is a window of Paraburkholderia sprentiae WSM5005 DNA encoding:
- the gspF gene encoding type II secretion system inner membrane protein GspF, with the protein product MPAFRFEAIDAAGKAQKGVLDADSARGARTNLRSQGLTPLVVEPAASRTRGERNQRLALGRRLSQREQAILTRQLASLLIAGLPLDEALAVLTEQSERDYIRELMAAIRAEVLGGHSLANALQQHPKDFPEIYRALVAAGEHTGKLGLVLSRLADYIEQRNALKQKIVLAFTYPTIVTIIAFGIVTFLLSYVVPQVVNVFASTKQQLPFLTIVMMALSGFVRHWWWAMLIGVVVIVYLVRATLRQAAPRLAFDRWVLTAPLIGKLVRGYNTVRFASTLGILTAAGVPILRALQAAAETLSNNAMRENIDDAIVRVREGTSLSRALGNTKTFPPVLVHLIRSGEATGDVTTMLDRAADGEARELERRTMFLTSLLEPLLILAMGGVVLVIVLAVMLPIIELNNLVQ
- a CDS encoding lytic transglycosylase domain-containing protein; its protein translation is MKRPLVTVAATLALLAAAGSARADCFDEAAKYQKVNPLILRAIAWQESHNRPDAQHRNANGSTDYGVMQINSVHLPVLAQYGISQGTLMEPCKNVYIAAWHLRRQMNKYGNTWQAVGAYHSETPGLRDKYAQQIAAILRSWKLMPAH
- the gspD gene encoding type II secretion system secretin GspD, yielding MALRRVATALLVAGLITAQTAQAEVTLNFVNADIDQVAKAIGAATGKTIIVDPRVKGQLNLVSENAVPEEQALKTLQSALRMQGFALVQDHGVLKVVPEADAKLQGVPTYVGNAPTARGDQVVTQVFTLRNESANNLLPVLRPLISPNNTVAAYPANNTIVVTDYADNVRRIAQIIAGVDSAAGQSVAVVPLKNANAIDIAQQMNKMLDPGSIGSTDATLKVSISSDPRTNSLLMRASNTARLAAAKELAKQLDMPTTMPGNIHVVPLRNADATKLARTLRSMLGKGGGEGTSGGSNEANSFNQNSSGGGGGLSNASNSTGTSGTPPLPSGGFGGGSMNSPMGGGASGSNASNGGFLGSDKEKSEDQGGGMITADPATNSLIITAPDAVYRNLRAVIDQLDARRAQVYIEALIVELNSNTSGNLGIQWQVANNSLFAGTNLQTGASNSIINLTAAAAAAGATGATGGAALASGLGGLQQGLNVGWIHNIFGVQGLGALLQALSQTADANVLSTPNLITLDNEEAKIIVGTNVPIQTGSYSNLTSGTTSAAFNTFDRVDIGLTLHVKPQITDGGILKLQLYTEDSAIVNGTNNASTNPAGPEFTKRSIQSTVLCDNGEIIVLGGLMQDNYQVSNSKVPLLGDIPWLGQLFRSEQKTRDKTNLMVFLRPVILSDRDTTQAVTANRYDYIQGVQGAYRSDNNIMKDRDDPVVPPMPLGPSQGGAPALNLFDLNQMRRQQMMPQQAPQQVPQQVPPQAVPQAAAQPMTQPVPQTMPQTVPQPALVNPASGAVPSTVSPGAHP
- the gspE gene encoding type II secretion system ATPase GspE, coding for MPAQAAPSQRALNGDAAAGERAAPSPLAARLVPYGFARSGQILVAHQHADSLEVWISERTSEAALAEVARNYGAVSVVRVPADELAQAINHAYARQDGSAAQVVGEVEGEVDLSRLMQDIPEVEDLLESEDDAPIIRMINALLTQAAREQASDIHIEPFENASVVRFRVDGTLRDVVRPKKALHGALISRIKIMAQLDIAEKRLPQDGRITLRVGGRPVDVRVSTLPTGHGERAVLRLLEKDAARLNLEALGMAADTLGQFDKLIGKPHGIVLVTGPTGSGKTTTLYASMSRLETATTNIMTVEDPIEYDLSGIGQTQVNERIGMSFARALRSILRQDPDIIMIGEIRDLETAQIAVQASLTGHLVLATLHTNDAASAVTRLTDMGVEPYLLASSLLGVLAQRLVRRLCPVCREERTEQDGSKRWHPVGCDRCGQSGYAGRRGVYELLLIDDTIRSLIHRNAADAEILQAGRAQGMRTLRDDSERWLASGLTSLEEVIRVTGGA